Genomic DNA from Taurinivorans muris:
TTGGAGCCGGCTTGCAAAGGCAGATGAAGGCGGGGGGCAAGCACCGGCAATTCTTTATAGGCATTGACTGTTGCGTCGCAGAAATCACGGGGATGAGGGGTGACGATATGCAGGCGCTTCAAACCGTCCAGTTTTGCAACTTCGTATAATAATTCAACAAAATGAGGCGTATCGCCTGCATTGTCTTTTCCGTAGGCATTGACATTTTGCCCAAGCAGCGTGAGGTCGCAAATACCCCGTTCAAGCCATTCCCGGCATTCCGCAAGAACGGAAGAAGCCGGGCGGGATTTTTGGCGTCCTCTGGTATAGGGCACAATGCAGTAGGCGCAAAAGTTGTTGCAGCCTTGCATGATATTGACAAAAGCCCTTGTGTCGTTTCCTTTTGTGCTTTCTTCAACGGTTCCGGTGGGTAGGACCAGAATATTTTTAAAAAAATCAAGCTCCGGATTTCTGTTTGGAAATTCTTTGGTGAATTTTAAATAAGAAAGGCGGAGTTTTGGATTTTTTGCAATTTTTTCAAATGCTTCCGGAGCATGTGCTATGCCGTCACTGCCAAGCACAAGGCGCACATGCGCATTTTTTTCCCATAATTTTTCGCCCATTTGCTGGGCGACGCAGCCAGCCACTGCAACACTTGCTTTCGGATTGGTTTCCCGAATAATGCCAAGCATGCTTAAAACTTTGTGCTGTGGTTTTTCACGTACCGAACAGGTATTGATGAAAATAAAATCGGCGGTTTCCATACCGCTTTCTTTCCAGCCCATTTTGATAAGAGCGCGCGCAACCCAGGCGCTGTCGTTGACATTCATTTGGCAGCCGTAGGTTATGCAGTGAAATGAAGGCATGGAATTTCCTTAAACAGTCGTATCAAAGTTGGAAGCGTTTTGCGCTTTGCAAACGGTAACTTTTGCGGAACGGAGGAGTCTTCCTTTGAGAACATAGCCTTTTTGCATAACGGCGATAAGGTGCCCTTCGGGAATTTCAGCATGTTCTGCTTGGGCGATGGCTTCATGAAATTCAGGATTAAACGCTTCCCCGACAGTGCCGACAGGTTCCAAACCATGTTTTTTGACAGCGTCAAGAAGAAGCTTTTTCGTCATTTCAACACCCATGATGGTGTCTTTGCATGCTTCATTCTTGCTTCCGTATTGCAGTGCCAAGTCGAGATTGTCAAGGGTTGGCAAAAGATCCGCAAGAACGGATTCCGCCGCATAAGCCATTTGTTCGTCTTTTTCTTTTTGCAGGCGTTTTTTAAAATTTTCCATTTCTGCCAAAGCACGGATGCGGGTATCTTCAGCTTCTTTGAATATTGTGCAGTCAGGGCAGACAAGCGCCTTGCAGTCCTCCGGATTTAAAGCGATTTTTTCTGTATTTTCACATTCTGTATAGTTTTCTTCGCAGAATTCTTCGTTATATTCTTCTGTATTTTTATGCAGATGTTTTTTAGACATACTTGCTCCTTTGTCGTTTTCCTAAAAGTAGGCATGAAATAAGAGTCTGTCAAGGTTTTGTCTTAATTTTCTTTCGGACTGTCCGGATTATTGAGGGGGTAAGTCCATGCCTTGTCTTGGGGGGTGCATGGCTTGTTCTGCCCGTGCCGCCAACTGAAGCATTTTGGTAAAGCTGTCCACGACAGTTTCAGGTTCGGAAACGCCTTGAATGAGAAAATCGTTGATAGGTTTGTTGAA
This window encodes:
- the miaB gene encoding tRNA (N6-isopentenyl adenosine(37)-C2)-methylthiotransferase MiaB, translated to MPSFHCITYGCQMNVNDSAWVARALIKMGWKESGMETADFIFINTCSVREKPQHKVLSMLGIIRETNPKASVAVAGCVAQQMGEKLWEKNAHVRLVLGSDGIAHAPEAFEKIAKNPKLRLSYLKFTKEFPNRNPELDFFKNILVLPTGTVEESTKGNDTRAFVNIMQGCNNFCAYCIVPYTRGRQKSRPASSVLAECREWLERGICDLTLLGQNVNAYGKDNAGDTPHFVELLYEVAKLDGLKRLHIVTPHPRDFCDATVNAYKELPVLAPRLHLPLQAGSNAILEKMGRGYTNHDFMRLVDKLRSARPDIALSTDLIVGFPTETEEDFQETLRIMKEADFIASFSFIYSDRPNTRASKMQDKINPKVGLDRLNRLMELQNELGEKWLKSRVGMETDVLLEAKSAKPKYSEIKDNDIAVETIKSAESLNGDSDATSWQGHDTWGNTVNLIIPNRLNYKAGDIAPVKIVTAKKHSLLGELK
- the grpE gene encoding nucleotide exchange factor GrpE, translating into MSKKHLHKNTEEYNEEFCEENYTECENTEKIALNPEDCKALVCPDCTIFKEAEDTRIRALAEMENFKKRLQKEKDEQMAYAAESVLADLLPTLDNLDLALQYGSKNEACKDTIMGVEMTKKLLLDAVKKHGLEPVGTVGEAFNPEFHEAIAQAEHAEIPEGHLIAVMQKGYVLKGRLLRSAKVTVCKAQNASNFDTTV